The following proteins are encoded in a genomic region of Drosophila willistoni isolate 14030-0811.24 chromosome 2L unlocalized genomic scaffold, UCI_dwil_1.1 Seg196, whole genome shotgun sequence:
- the LOC6639853 gene encoding putative gustatory receptor 59d: MGLVEWCIRLSYLYARLTGVLNFKIDGRTGRPYITTGVTIYAAVINLFTCSIVPLQTIRGQFSDMWKTSNSLHEYIFVSMALVRVVGVFASLWSRWYQRRRLMHLVNGFRRLMMKKPHVKRLFRRASKTMGLVEWCIKISYLYARLTGVLNFKIDGRTGRPYITTGVTIYAAIINTLTCGILPILLIRGQLSVMWNRSKSLHEYIFVLMAGIRVIGVFASLWSRWYQRRRLMHLVNGFRLLMMKRRHVKLSQFYFAMLNVYSHLTLLNCEMKQILAETHQLTKEKHRVGVFVTKCCSLADRVDEIDQTQSDLMKLSKQMLKIFQVQSFCGSFIYYLTFVASIYLSYSAHKYTFAGMGWSTSGMILILSSITVYYTNTYLTVSMTFCALDAFAEMVKLMEQRTVLPRSLDIRLEESFENFQLQLVRNPLKFTVMGLFTLERGNSIAMGHSVISHSLILIQYEIENY; encoded by the exons ATGGGTCTAGTTGAATGGTGTATAAGGCTTAGCTACTTGTATGCCCGACTCACTGGAGTCCTCAATTTCAAGATTGATGGAAGAACTGGGCGTCCATATATCACAACTGGAGTGACCATTTATGCAGCTGTCATCAATTTGTTCACCTGTTCCATAGTTCCCCTACAAACTATTCGAGGACAAT TTAGTGACATGTGGAAAACTTCGAATTCGCTGCACGAATATATCTTTGTGTCAATGGCTCTAGTACGGGTCGTTGGTGTCTTCGCCTCGCTGTGGTCCCGTTGGTATCAGCGTCGTCGATTGATGCACTTAGTCAATGGTTTTCGACGTCTGATGATGAAAAAACCCCATGTCAAACGTTTGTTTCGACGTGCG TCTAAAACAATGGGTCTAGTTGAATGGTGTATAAAGATTAGCTACTTGTATGCTCGTCTCACTGGAGTCCTCAATTTTAAGATTGATGGAAGAACTGGGCGTCCATATATCACAACTGGAGTGACCATTTATGCAGCTATCATCAATACTTTAACCTGTGGCATTCTTCCCATACTATTGATTCGAGGGCAAC TTAGTGTCATGTGGAACCGCTCAAAATCGCTGcatgaatatatttttgtattgatGGCTGGAATACGAGTTATAGGAGTCTTCGCCTCGCTGTGGTCCCGTTGGTATCAGCGTCGTCGATTGATGCACTTGGTCAATGGTTTTCGACTTCTGATGATGAAAAGACGTCATGTGAAAC TTTCACAATTCTATTTTGCCATGCTCAATGTTTATAGTCATTTAACACTCCTGAACTGCGAGATGAAGCAAATTCTGGCTGAAACACATCAATTAACCAAAGAGAAACACCGTGTTGGAGTCTTTGTGACGAAATGTTGCTCCCTAGCTGATCGTGTGGATGAGATAGATCAAACACAATCCGATCTAATGAAGCTTTCTAAGCAAAtgctaaaaatatttcaagtgcAAAGTTTCTgtggttcttttatatattaCCTCACATTTGTGGCCagtatttacttaagctacagCGCCCATAAGTATACTTTCGCTGGCATGGGTTGGTCTACTTCGGGAATGATTTTAATATTGAGCAGTATTACTGTCTACTATACGAATACTTATCTGACTGTCTCAATGACTTTCTGTGCCCTAGATGCCTTTGCAGAAATGGtaaaactaatggaacaacgTACTGTACTCCCACGTAGTCTGGATATACGTTTAGAAGAATCT tttGAAAATTTCCAATTGCAATTAGTGCGAAATCCCCTCAAGTTCACTGTAATGGGTCTATTTACATTAGAGCGTGGTAATAGCATAGCCATGGGACATTCTGTCATAAGCCATTCATTAATTCTTATACAATACGAAATAGAAAACTATTAA